In the Verrucomicrobiota bacterium genome, GCCACCAGTAAAATCGATTCGCGCAATCAGATACCAAATGGGTGCTTTCATGACCAGCGCCAACCCGACGATTCCAAGAACAACGCCTGTCTTGATCTGACGCATCCTCGTACGCCAGCGCCACAGAGCCGCTGCTGTCAGAGCCGCGAATAAGGTCATGATTGGGCCGCTTGAAGCAGTGGAGAAAACGATGACCATGCAGGCGATACAGCCCGTGATCGCGAGCCGCCGGTACAGCCGAAGAAGCGGGATGACCAGCGGCAAACAAACTCCACCGATTGTTCCGGCGAGGATGGCGTGGGCGAAAGGTCCTTGGGCACGAACGCGTCCCAGCCGGACTTCCGGCCCAAAACCGCCCACTACGCCATAGAAATTCCGACCGCTCGCCTGCTCTGCTGCCAGGAAGATCGCCAAGGGAACAGTCACGATGGCTACCGATTTGCTGAATCTCAGGAAGTCATCGCGGTCCGTGAGAAAGATCCGGGCATAGAGATAAGCGCCGAATAGGTCACACGCCATTCCCAACCTGAGCGAAAGTGGATTATGATCCTCAGGGTTGTGGCCAAAGCTGCTTAGAATCACCCAGCAGGCCCAACAAAACATCAAGACGTCCAACGGATTCCGCGGAGACCTCTTGCCTAGTCTTCCAAACGCACCACGGATCAAACCCGCCAGGATTAAGAGCCGGCAAGGGAAAAAGCTGACCCCCAGGTTTATGACCGTCAGGTTCGGAAGTTGACTGGCAGCGATCAAGAGTGGCAGGAAAGCGAAGCGCCGAGGGAGGGCAAACTGAGCCAGCAGCAAAGCCAAGGCAATAACAATGAAAAGCGGAGTCACAAATCAACGCGGTCAGTACTTCCAAGTCATTACCATCCGAATTTAGAACTGCACCGACGACGCAGACGTAGGCGGTGGCTTGCGGTGCTATAGGCTACGAAAAAAAGTACTTCTAAGGTTTCCCTGAGGAGCGAGCCGTTTTCGGTAGGCCCGCAAATTCGTGTGCGCTACTACTGGCTTGAGGCATGAAGAGCAGTCGATCAGCCAAACGGGTGGAGTTTACCCCGTTCCAAAAAATGCCTATTAATCAGTTCTGAACAAAACGAAGTCCCAATGGGGGTGGCGGACGATTCGCGACCGGTGCCGGCGCATAGAGGTACAGCGCCTGAACCTGGGTTGCCGACAATGCGCCCGAATAAACCCGCGCCTCGTCAATCACTCCCTTGGCGAATTCACCTGGCAACCCATGCGCTCCAATGTAAAGCGGCTGATCGTAGCTGATGATGCTGCCGCTCTGTGCGGCACTGCCCTGCTCCACTCCGTTGACGTAAATGCGCACCGCCGACCCGTCAAAGACGCCCACCACATGCACCCATTCGCCATAATTCACGTTAACCGAGGAACTGACGTTCACGCTGTTACCACTCGCGTTGACCAGTTGAAATTGTGGGGTCCACTGCGTAGTGGAGGAAACATGGCCACTAAAAAGATGCCATGCGAAATAAGGCGACGTGAAGGCGCCGGTTTCCTTGACTTTGCACATGATCTGCTGCCAGGTGCCTAGGTTCTCGAGCTGCACCCAAGCTGCCACGCTGATAGTATTACCACTGATGTCCAACCCCGAACTATTCGGAGCGTCGGCACGACCATTCACACCATCAAGCAGAAGTCCGTTGCCGTACTTTCCGGTGCCGGCCCACGACGCGCCGGGCCGCAACGTGAGAGTGTTCGTGGACACGCTGTCCACCGCCATCGTGCCGGTCCCCTCGTCAAAATTCCAGTAGGCGGCAGGGCTTGGCAACGCCGTTGGCGCGTTGCTAACCGTAATGACGTTGGTTCCGCTCCAAGCAGTATTGCCGGCGCCATCATAGGCTTGCGCGTAAATCCTGTACGAACCGTTCGTTACCGTGGTGGAATCCCAGTTTTGGGCGTAGGGAGAGGCCGTGTCATCGGAAATCTGAGTGCCGCTGACAAAAAATCTAACGCCAACGACGCCAACATTATCGCTTGCAGTGGCGGTTAAATTCACTGTGTTGCTCACCGTCACTCCATTGGCCGGCGCGGTCAACGTTATCGTGGGCGGTGTTGTCTCGGGGAGAATGACACCAATACCGATCACGGACACAGCCGCCCCACCACCGCCGGTGAGAGTGACAGTCCGGTTAACAGAGCCGAGTGTTGTGGGATCGAAGCGAACCGTTACAGTCTGACTCTGATTCGCCCCCAGACTAAAGGTTCCACCGGATATGATCGCATAGGGCGCCGACACAGTTGCGGTTCCCGCAAGAGTTCCAGCGCCTGAGTTCTGCACGGTGAAGCTCATCTCACGGCCTGTGTTCGTTGTAACCGAACCGAAATCCAACTGGCTCGGCGAGACCGAGATCACCGGATTGGTGCCGCTGCTGAATTCCACCGCACCTCTTGTCCAAGTCGTGCGAGTGTTCCCATACATGTCTAAGTTGTAGGGTGCGCCCAAGGGCGTGCCCGGCGCGGTGTTGGCGATCAGGCGGAAGTCGAGGGCCGGGTAATTCACCCATGGCAAGGTTGAGTTGGTGACGCCATGCGCTTCAGGCGTAAAAGATGTGCCGGTGGCAAATGGGGTGATAAAGGTATTGTAATCATGCGAGAAGCCGCCGAATCCAAGACTTGCATTGTAAAAAAGACAGTTCTTGACCTCCATGACGCCCGTGGATGAACCCCCGGTCTGGAAGGTGGGGGTTCCCGGGCTCGACCCGTTGTCATTGAAGTTGATAAACGAACAGTTGTAGATTCTGTAGTCGCTGACGGTATTGTAGTTAATCCACGCCCCAATTAGGCCGTCGGAATAGTCAAACGTCGAGCCTCCTAGCCGGACAAACACGCAACCATAAACATTCATCGTGCGGCCCTCAAACATCAACCCCCCTGTCCCCTCACACCACGTAAATACGCAGTAGCGTAATGTCAATCGGTCACGCAGGTTTTGACTGGCCGGAAGCAGGTAGTTGGCGAGAATTTCAGCATGTTGTGCCGAGGTACTCTCGAATCTTCCTGTATAAACGTATTCGTAAGTCGAATCGCTACCACCCGACCAGAGTGGACATTCGCCAGTATCGTGAATGTATGCATAAGACACCGTGCAGTTGTTGGCGTTGTCGCCAAAGGTTGTTCCCCGGTTATAGCTGAGATCTCCACCACCATTGCCAACGACCTCAAAATGTTTCAACGTCACATTGGTCGGCCCCCAACTGTTGACCCAAAAACCGGAACCGTCCGAAGCACCAGTAACATTTATCTTGATGCCAAAATTATTAGTCCAGTAATTCAGTGGCCCACCACCTGTCTGGCCATCAACCATCCAATTGCTCGTTTCAAAGGTTGTCTGCCCGGCAATCACCATCTGACCGTCACCCATGCTATCCACCCAACCTGTGTTGGTTCCGTGGTCGCCAACCGTTGCTTTCTTGATCGTAATGAGCGTGGAGCCGCTGGCGGGAGTGCTGAACGTCTTACCGGAGTAATTACCGTCCACAAGATACCATGTATCACCGCGAGCCGGGCTGCCACTCCATGCTTTAAGATTGTTCCAGTCTGCCCCGCTGCCGTTGCCAGTGGCCGACGGTCCAACGCAGACGTTCGCCCCACGGGCGGAAATAGCTCCGAAGCAAACCAGTATAAAGGCGAGAACCGGCCCGTAAACAAATGCGTTTCTGTTCATCATGCATCTCTTGTGGGCAGAAACCGGGCCATTTTTCATCCGGGCGCAAGAGCGATCATTTTTGGCCACTGAGGTCCGGCAGTCCCGCTGGGGCGTTCCGGTCCGTTCCCCATTTAAAAGATTCAATAACATGCTGAAAACGTGGCCTTTAGCCTGTTGGCTTGCAACGAGGAGCTTCCTTGGTGTTGCTAGGAAATTCCTGGCCTTCACCTCAAATCCAATCGGACGCCCAAGTTAGCTAGAGTTTCAAACCGCGAACCTCGATTCGTCCAGTGTTTACTTTCGGAACGGTCAGATAACTTTTGAGACAAGGCACTTGGTAACCTGCGGCTTGTTTGATCACCCGCATACGGCGAGGTTGCGTTGTTCTCCGCGGCCACCTTTCCACTCCACTCTCTTAGACACCAAGGACTGCCTAAAGGCGAAATTCTTTGTGCCACATCTCAAGCACGAGCAGGCTGAAAATCTCCCGCGAATAATCCAGCGCGTGCTGGGCCTTGCCGCCGTTTCGGTTGTCGGACGAGTTCAGTTGCTGCTTTTGCAGCATGTCCCGCACGGACGCCTTGTGAAAATATGAATCCAACGCGGAGTTCTGTGCGAGGAGGGTGTCGTTTACAAACTCGCGCAGCTCGGTCTTAAGCCAGCGATCATACGGCAATGGGAATCCGGCCTTTTTGCGCGTCAGAATTTCGTCCGGGACGGACTCCTGCAAGGCCAGTCTGAGCACCCGCTTGATGGTCTTGCCGCGGACCTTGAACTCCGACGGCAACGATGCGGCAAATTCCAGCACCTGATGATCGAGTAGCGGTACGCGAAGCTCGACCGATGTAGCCATCGTCATTTTGTCCGCCTTGACGAGCAGATCATCCGGCAACCATGACTTGGTATCCACATACAGCATTTTTTGCAGCGGCGCCTTGCCGTCCACTCGCGAAAAAAGCCGCTGGGTTGGTTGATCCGAGAGGTAATTTCCCAACGAGGCGGTGAAATCATTTTTGTAGAGGGCACCCTTTTGCCGGTTGAACGGCGTTCCCGGCGTGGCCGCCAGACCGTAGTAATAATCCGGCATCGCGGTGTGGATGCAGTTCCGGTAGTGCCGGTTGTCCTTCCCCGTAAACATTTCAGCCACTTTCAAGCCGGCTGACAAAAGCCCTCGCGCCGGTCCGAATGCCGATTTCATTCTTTCCAACACGAGAAGGTTCCGATATTTGGGGTAACCCGCGAACGCCTCGTCGCCGCCTTCGCCGGAAAGCAACACCTTGACCGAAGATTGCCGGGCCAGGCGTGATACGTAGTAAAGGCTGATGGCGGGCGGTTCGCACACCGGCTCCTCCATGTGCCAGATGTACTTGGGCAGAAAATCCCGGAAATCCTGGGCCGTCACTGTGAGGTCATGATGAATGGTGCGGAACTTATCGGCGGCCATCTTCGCGTAGGGGCGTTCGTCCGCAAAACTCGCTCCGGAAAATCCGACGGTGAAAGTATTGAGGGGCTTGTCCGCATGTTCCGCCGCGTAACGCAGCACGCCGGTGGAGTCAACGCCGCCACTCAGCAGCACGCCTACCGGCACATCGCTGATCAGGTGGTCCTTGATGGTGCGCGAAAGCAGCTTTTGCAAGGCCTCGACCGCTTCTTCGATGTTTGTCCAATGGTTTGAGGTTTGGAAGGAAAGGTCCCAATATTCCCGGTCAACTAACTTACCATTGCTAACCGTCAGGTAATGACCCGGCTCAAGCTTGTAGATGTCTTTGAAGAGAGTTTCGTTGCCCGGCAGGTAGTAATAGGTCAAAAAGCGATCAATGGCGCGCGGATTGACTTCGCGCCGCGCGGTGGGGTCAACGAGCAGTGACTTGATTTCCGACGCGAACAGCAGCGCCTTGCCGGTGTTGAGGTAGTAAAGCGGCTTGATGCCGACACGGTCGCGGGCCAGGAAAAGGAACTTTTTGCGTTCGTCCCAGAGGGCGAACGCGAACATCCCCCGCAGGCGCGTCACACATTCTTCGCCGTATTCTTCGTACAGGTGGACGATGACCTCGGTATCGGTGGTCGAAGTAAATTTGTGTCCCTTGGCCAGCAATTCCGCGCGCAACTCCAGATAATTGTAAATCTCCCCATTGAAGACGATCCACACGGTCTTGTCTTCGTTGCACATCGGCTGCGCGCCCGTGGGTCGCAGGTCAATGATGGACAAACGGCGGTGTCCCAGACCCACCGGCCCGGACAAGTGTTTCCCCGCACCATCCGGGCCGCGATGGGCGATGATGTCCGTCATCCGCTGAATCAATTCGGATTCAACCGGCGTTTGTCCGTCCAAATAAAGCTTTCCTGCAATGCCGCACATACGTTGAGAACTTCAACAAGCCGCTGACCGTGGACTATCAAGTTTCCGGTATTGTTTTGTCCAACGCGACAAACCAAGTCCCCAGTTAAAGACCGCAAACCACTTGCTGCAGGATGCCCGCCACCGGGTTGCGTCGCTTTGGAACAGCAAGATGGGTGACAGAATCAACAGCAAGGCCACCCGGATCAACGCCGCCACGCTCAAAACCAGCCGGTAACACAAGCCGTAGAAGCCACCGCGCCATTTCCGGAGGAACTGCAGGATGGATTCCATCATCATGATATTCGAGAAATTGCTGCGCGCCTGCTGAGTGCTTCCGCCTCCGTGATGGACGACCGCCGCCTCGCCGAAATAATAGTTCGTCAAACCCAACTTGCGGGCTTTGTAGCAAAGGTCCGCGTCTTCGGCGTACATGAAGTAATCCGTGCTGAAGCGCCCGATCTGCTCAAAAACAGCGCGGCGCATCAGCAGGCAAGCACCCGAAATCATTTCCACCGGCGAAGGTTTCCCGCCGTTTTCGAAGATGGCGCGCATACCCCACAGCCGGGCGCGCGGTGCCAACCGGCGCAGCGCCTCGGCACTCAGGAGTTGATTGAGGATCGTGGGAAACGCCTGCACGCAACTGGTCTGAAGCGTTCCGTCAGTATTCAATAGTTTGCACCCGACGGCCCCCGCATCGGGCAGACTTTTTGTGAGTGAATGTAGCGCCTGGATCGCCGGGCCGACCACTTCCGTATCGGGATTTAGAAATAACAGATATTCACCGCTGGAAGCCTCGAAAGCCCGATTGTTCGATTTGGAGAAGCCGAGATTTTCCCGGCTCAGGATGAAGTTTACCTGCGGGAATTCCTTGCGCACCATGTCTTCGCTGCCGTCGAACGACGCGGCATCAATGACGATGATCTCGTACGTTAGATCGCGCGCCTCCGCCAACACCGAAGCCAGGCACTTCCGGAGGTGGTCTCTTGAATTCCAATTAACGATGATGATTGAGAGATCCATCAAAAAAACTTGGGTTGGCGCCGTTCGCGCCGGTCAAAACTCGCCGCCAGCGTTCAGGATGCGGCGAACGGTTGCGGGCGCATGAAGGTGCGATGCCATAACTCCAGCGACACGAGCAGGTAGATGTGCCGCCGGTACTGCTCCTTGCCTTCGCGATCCAGTTCCAGAATCCGCCGGATGAAGTTTTGGTCGAAATAGCGGCCCATCGAGGAATCCGGTCCAAGCAGGCAGTCTTCGACGAACGATCGCATTCGGACCCGAAACCATTTTTCGACGGGGTTGGCAAAGCCCTTCTTTTTCCGGTGAACCACTTTCTTGGAGAGCCATTTTTCGCACGCTTTCTTGTGCAGATATTTGCCGGTGAACCCCTTCAACTTTAGATGCGTAGGCAGACTTTCGATGAATTCAACCAGGCGATAATCCAGGAAGGGCACGCGCACTTCCAGCGAGTTGGCCATGGCGGTCTTGTCGCCGACCATCAACAGGTCGTCCGGGAGATTGGCGCGTGTGTCGATGTAAAGCATCTGCGTTAGCGGATCGAGACCCTGAACATCGGATTGCAGCCGCGCCAAGGCGTGCCGCGGGCCGTAAGGGTCGGCATCGAATTGCTGCTTCAAAACGCCTTTGTAAAGCTGTGCCTTCATGTCCGCGTTGAAGAAGGAGTAGATTTTCGTGAACCGCGTGAGCATGTCCGGCTCGGCCAGCGAGGTCAGGCCGCGTTTTAGACGCTCCATTCGGCCCGGCGTTTTGCCGATGAGATGGGCGAGATCGTTCGTGACGAATTTTGGCAGGCGGCTGTAAATGCCCGAGAGCTTCACCCCTTTGTGACGATCGTAACCCGCCCACGGTTCATCTGCGCCCTGACCCGTCAACGCTACTTTCACGTGTTTGCTCGTGATGTTGGAGACGAAGTGAAACGCGGGGGCCGCCTCATGGCCGACGGGTTCTTCGAGGTCCATCATGTAACGCTCGTAGTAATGAACGTAATTCTCCGGCGTCACCGTCATGCTGTAGTGGTCCGCACCGAACCGGCGCGCCACCTCGCGGGCATCATCAATCTCATTGGTCTTTTCGCCTTCCTCGAAACCGATGGTGAAGGTCTGCACTGGACCGGACGCGTATTGGCTCATGATGGCGAGCAACACCCCGGAATCCACGCCAGAACTGAGAAACAATCCCAGCGGCACATCGCTGCGCAATTGCAGGCGGACGGCATCCTCGAGCAGCGTCTGGTATTCCTCCATCAGTGCGCCTTCGCTCGCTTGCTTGCGCTGCCCCGGCACCCAGTTCCAAAAGCGGCTGATCTGAAGCCCATTCCGCGTGGCCCGCATGAGATGGCCGGGCGGTAACTTGAAAATGCGCTTGAACAGTGTCTGGGGCGAAGGCACACAGCGGAACGTAAAAAGTTCGGCCAACGCCTCCAGATCAACTTCACGCGGGCATTCCGGGTCCTGCAACAGCGCCTTGATTTCAGATGAAAACAGCAGGCGGTTACCAATCTGAACGTAATACAGCGGCTTGATGCCGAGATGATCCCGCCCCAGAAAAACCTCCCGCTTGCGTGCGTCCCAGATGGCAAAGGCGAACATTCCGTTGAAGCGTTTGACACAATCAGCGCCCCACTGCTCGTAAGCATGAAGGATCACTTCGGTGTCCGACTTGGTTTTGAATATGTGTCCGAACTCCTCCAATTCCTCGCGCAGCTCGATGAAATTGTAAATCTCGCCGTTGAAGACAATTTGCAGTTTGCCATCCTCGTTTCCGATTGGTTGAGCCCCGCCGCCCACGTCAATGATGCTCAGCCGGCGATGCCCTAGGCCGACTTCGCGATCCACATAACGCCCGTCACCATCAGGGCCGCGATGGTGGATGATCGAGGTCATCCGTTCCAACAGACCCGGATTGATCGGGTTGCCGGACAGGTCAAATATGCCGCTTATGCCACACATGGCGTTGTATTTTGAAATTGATTCAGCGAGCCAATCCCGGCAGGTGCAACTACGAGGAAGCGGACGGCAAGTGGAAGAGGCGCTTAAGCTTCGCGCGATGTTCCGCGCGCAGGTAACGGACAGCCTCTGGTGGCAGGGCGATCGGCTCGCCGCCGAACTTGCTGGCGAGGAATCCCCAAAACGCGGCGCA is a window encoding:
- a CDS encoding glycosyltransferase family 2 protein is translated as MDLSIIIVNWNSRDHLRKCLASVLAEARDLTYEIIVIDAASFDGSEDMVRKEFPQVNFILSRENLGFSKSNNRAFEASSGEYLLFLNPDTEVVGPAIQALHSLTKSLPDAGAVGCKLLNTDGTLQTSCVQAFPTILNQLLSAEALRRLAPRARLWGMRAIFENGGKPSPVEMISGACLLMRRAVFEQIGRFSTDYFMYAEDADLCYKARKLGLTNYYFGEAAVVHHGGGSTQQARSNFSNIMMMESILQFLRKWRGGFYGLCYRLVLSVAALIRVALLLILSPILLFQSDATRWRASCSKWFAVFNWGLGLSRWTKQYRKLDSPRSAAC
- the asnB gene encoding asparagine synthase (glutamine-hydrolyzing), whose amino-acid sequence is MCGISGIFDLSGNPINPGLLERMTSIIHHRGPDGDGRYVDREVGLGHRRLSIIDVGGGAQPIGNEDGKLQIVFNGEIYNFIELREELEEFGHIFKTKSDTEVILHAYEQWGADCVKRFNGMFAFAIWDARKREVFLGRDHLGIKPLYYVQIGNRLLFSSEIKALLQDPECPREVDLEALAELFTFRCVPSPQTLFKRIFKLPPGHLMRATRNGLQISRFWNWVPGQRKQASEGALMEEYQTLLEDAVRLQLRSDVPLGLFLSSGVDSGVLLAIMSQYASGPVQTFTIGFEEGEKTNEIDDAREVARRFGADHYSMTVTPENYVHYYERYMMDLEEPVGHEAAPAFHFVSNITSKHVKVALTGQGADEPWAGYDRHKGVKLSGIYSRLPKFVTNDLAHLIGKTPGRMERLKRGLTSLAEPDMLTRFTKIYSFFNADMKAQLYKGVLKQQFDADPYGPRHALARLQSDVQGLDPLTQMLYIDTRANLPDDLLMVGDKTAMANSLEVRVPFLDYRLVEFIESLPTHLKLKGFTGKYLHKKACEKWLSKKVVHRKKKGFANPVEKWFRVRMRSFVEDCLLGPDSSMGRYFDQNFIRRILELDREGKEQYRRHIYLLVSLELWHRTFMRPQPFAAS
- the asnB gene encoding asparagine synthase (glutamine-hydrolyzing) — encoded protein: MCGIAGKLYLDGQTPVESELIQRMTDIIAHRGPDGAGKHLSGPVGLGHRRLSIIDLRPTGAQPMCNEDKTVWIVFNGEIYNYLELRAELLAKGHKFTSTTDTEVIVHLYEEYGEECVTRLRGMFAFALWDERKKFLFLARDRVGIKPLYYLNTGKALLFASEIKSLLVDPTARREVNPRAIDRFLTYYYLPGNETLFKDIYKLEPGHYLTVSNGKLVDREYWDLSFQTSNHWTNIEEAVEALQKLLSRTIKDHLISDVPVGVLLSGGVDSTGVLRYAAEHADKPLNTFTVGFSGASFADERPYAKMAADKFRTIHHDLTVTAQDFRDFLPKYIWHMEEPVCEPPAISLYYVSRLARQSSVKVLLSGEGGDEAFAGYPKYRNLLVLERMKSAFGPARGLLSAGLKVAEMFTGKDNRHYRNCIHTAMPDYYYGLAATPGTPFNRQKGALYKNDFTASLGNYLSDQPTQRLFSRVDGKAPLQKMLYVDTKSWLPDDLLVKADKMTMATSVELRVPLLDHQVLEFAASLPSEFKVRGKTIKRVLRLALQESVPDEILTRKKAGFPLPYDRWLKTELREFVNDTLLAQNSALDSYFHKASVRDMLQKQQLNSSDNRNGGKAQHALDYSREIFSLLVLEMWHKEFRL